From the Deltaproteobacteria bacterium genome, the window ACATCCGGCTGTTCGATTAAGTCCTTGCTTATATCTTTATATGTAAACAACATATTCTCTCCCTTAAATTTTTATGAGACAATCGGGGTGATCCCCAATTGATTCATGATAACCAATGGCATCCTGTGCTGCATTATTGGAATAAAAACACATCATCAGCAGTAGTTTCATCATAATCAATATCTGTCTTTTTGATGAGAGCTTACTGTTTTCCCATTCTTTAAGATAATTTAACCTTTCGTTAGAAGACATCCTTGTAAATCTTTTTAGCTTTGTAAACATCGGAGAGTATTCAAACATGTATATTACGTATTTGATAAATTTTAACTGAAGCTTTGACATTCTATCAATATAATGATCGAAGATCAGAGCAGTGTCTATATCCTTTGCTCCAATCTCAAACGCACCGCCCTGAGGTACAATAGCATCCGCTATCGCCTGCGTTATCTCGTATAACCTTTGATTTAGTACCTTTAGCTCTTTAACGGCCATCTCGCCCCCTTATTACTGCTATATGGTTTCACATAATGTTTGTCAGTATTCATATTTTTTATTTCGTCTATAGTCAAATTAAACAATGGATGTATCATATTTCCAGCAATTTCTGAAAGAGGTTCTAAAACAAATCTTCTTTCATGTAACTCTGGATGCGGGATAATCAAATTTCTTGTAAAAATTATCCGTTCTCCGAACAAAAGTATATCTATATCGATAATTCTCGAATGTTTGACATGCACTGGCTCATGCCTTATCCTGCCAAGTTCATATTCTGTCTCTTGTATGAGTTTAAGCAATGTAAATGGGTTTAAGTCTGTTCCCACCGCGACAACGGTATTTAAAAAATCCTGCAGATCATCTTCTGAACCTATACCAACTGGCTCTGTTTCATAAAGAGAAGATACCTTTATTTCTTCCGTATTAATATATCCGGATATGGCATCAAGTGCCTTTAAAAGCATTTCTTCTCTATCATTCATGTTAGAGCCGATTAACAAATAAGCTATTTCTGTCATGATCTTTAAAAATACTTTTTGATTAAAATGTCAAATAAAAAACTTCATGGCGTGTACAATTGCTAAAGATTTTTCACTTGCTTTTTATTTTTTTCATAACTAATGTTTATGTATTAATAAAAGAGTGGAGCAATAAATATTCCTAAACGCTATAAGATACATTTAATATATCCCGCACCAGCAAAGAACAGAGATAAACAGCACAGGAGGAGAAGGGCATCACTGGTTCCGATCAATCTGCCTATAATAGCCGGATTAACGCCTGAAAACTTTGATATAAAGATCATTGATGAAAATGTAAAAGACATCGATTTCACCGATATCCCTGATATCGTAGGCATAACAGGCATGACCGCCGTTATAAACAGGGCTTACGAGATTGCCGATATATACAGGCAAAAGGGTGCAAAGGTAATACTCGGAGGTATACACGTTTCAATGCTGCCGGAAGAGGCATTACAACATGCTGATACCGTTGTTGTAGGTGAAGTAGAAAATGTCTGGCAGAACCTGATAAACGATCTAACAGGCGGGCAATTAAAAAGGTTGTACAAGGGTACAACGGAGATACCGCTTAACGGGCTTGGTTTTGTCAGACGCGACCTTATCAATAAAAAGTCATACTCAATGCCGAGTCCGATTATGACCTCAAGAGGCTGCCCCCACAATTGTACATATTGTTCTGTTACGGAATTCTGGGGCCATCATTTCAGGCATAGACCCATTGACGATATTATAACGGAGATCAAAGCCATCAACGATAAATGGATAGCATTTGTTGATGATAACATTTACGGGGACATAAAACACTCAAAAGAACTTTTTAGAAGAATGAAACCTCTTGGTGTTAAGTGGGTAGGCCAGGGCGACATGCGTATAGCGAGAAACCCGGAACTACTCGAGCTTGCACGTGAAAGCGGATGCGAGTGGCTGTTCATCGGTATAGAGACAATCTCTACAGAAAATCTTAAATCCATACATAAGTCTTTTAACATGGGAGATAAGTATAAAGAGGCGATAGCAACCATAAAATCGTCGGGTATAAAGGTATTCGGCTCATTCATTTTTGGACTTGAAAATGATGATGAAGGTATTTTTGAACGTACGGTTAAATTCGGCATTGAAAATAAACTC encodes:
- the folK gene encoding 2-amino-4-hydroxy-6-hydroxymethyldihydropteridine diphosphokinase; the protein is MTEIAYLLIGSNMNDREEMLLKALDAISGYINTEEIKVSSLYETEPVGIGSEDDLQDFLNTVVAVGTDLNPFTLLKLIQETEYELGRIRHEPVHVKHSRIIDIDILLFGERIIFTRNLIIPHPELHERRFVLEPLSEIAGNMIHPLFNLTIDEIKNMNTDKHYVKPYSSNKGARWPLKS
- a CDS encoding B12-binding domain-containing radical SAM protein; translation: MIDENVKDIDFTDIPDIVGITGMTAVINRAYEIADIYRQKGAKVILGGIHVSMLPEEALQHADTVVVGEVENVWQNLINDLTGGQLKRLYKGTTEIPLNGLGFVRRDLINKKSYSMPSPIMTSRGCPHNCTYCSVTEFWGHHFRHRPIDDIITEIKAINDKWIAFVDDNIYGDIKHSKELFRRMKPLGVKWVGQGDMRIARNPELLELARESGCEWLFIGIETISTENLKSIHKSFNMGDKYKEAIATIKSSGIKVFGSFIFGLENDDEGIFERTVKFGIENKLDGANFYILTPFPGTELFEQMEKQGLLLHKDWSKYDANHVVFRHKKLIKKQLEDGLIYAYKRFYSIPSIMKRVVYPRKDLLQVLALNTMRHLSTNRFTRGVRT